A genomic segment from Cetobacterium sp. ZOR0034 encodes:
- a CDS encoding urocanate hydratase → MLNQEIFNAMTIKLTAADIPLEIQKFDPKIRRAPKRVVHLEKDEIALALKNALRYIPEEFHEMLAPEFLDELKTYGRIYGYRFRPTGNIYGKPIFEYKGNCTDAKAIQVMIDNNLDFDIALYPYELVTYGETGQVCQNWMQYRLIKKYLENITMDQTLVVASGHPTGLFKSHPSSPRVIITNGLMIGAFDDYDNWARGAALGVANYGQMTAGGWMYIGPQGIVHGTYSTILNAGRLFCGVPADGDLRGKLFVTSGLGGMSGAQGKATVIAKGVSIIAEVDLSRIQTRLEQGWINKFLSTPAEVFTLAKEKMNSKTPYAIAYQGNIVDLLEYADKNNIHIDLLSDQTSCHAVYDGGYCPVGITFEERTRLLAEDRKTFRKLVDETLERHYNVIKSLTSKGVYFFDYGNSFLKSIYDIGIKEISKNGRDDKGGFIFPSYVEDILGPELFDYGYGPFRWVCLSGKKEDLLKTDAAALELVDPNRRYQDRDNYVWIKDADENGLVVGTQARIFYQDAMSRTAIALKFNDMVRKGEIGPVMLGRDHHDVSGTDSPFRETSNIKDGSNIMADMATQCFAGNAARGMTMIALHNGGGVGIGKSINGGFGMVLDGSKRVDEILSTAMPWDVMGGVARRAWARNPHSIETVIEFNNNNLGTDHITLPYIASEDLINKLLDK, encoded by the coding sequence GCTCCTGAGTTTTTAGATGAACTTAAGACTTATGGGAGAATATATGGGTATAGATTTAGACCAACTGGAAATATCTATGGTAAACCTATATTTGAATACAAAGGAAACTGTACCGATGCTAAAGCTATCCAAGTTATGATTGATAATAACCTTGATTTTGACATCGCTCTTTATCCTTATGAACTTGTTACTTATGGTGAAACAGGACAAGTTTGTCAAAACTGGATGCAATATAGATTAATTAAAAAGTATCTTGAAAATATAACAATGGATCAAACTCTTGTTGTAGCTTCAGGTCACCCGACTGGACTTTTTAAATCTCATCCTTCATCTCCTAGAGTTATAATAACTAATGGTCTTATGATTGGAGCTTTTGATGACTATGATAACTGGGCTAGAGGAGCTGCCCTTGGAGTTGCTAATTATGGACAGATGACAGCAGGTGGATGGATGTATATCGGTCCACAAGGAATTGTTCATGGAACTTATTCAACAATCTTAAACGCTGGTAGACTTTTCTGTGGAGTTCCTGCTGATGGTGACTTAAGAGGAAAACTTTTTGTTACGTCAGGTCTTGGTGGAATGAGTGGAGCTCAAGGAAAAGCTACTGTAATTGCTAAAGGGGTTTCTATTATTGCAGAAGTAGATCTATCTAGAATTCAAACTAGATTAGAACAAGGATGGATAAACAAATTCCTTTCTACTCCAGCTGAAGTTTTCACTTTAGCAAAAGAGAAAATGAATTCTAAAACTCCATATGCCATAGCTTATCAGGGTAATATTGTAGATTTATTAGAATACGCTGACAAAAACAACATTCATATAGATCTTCTATCTGATCAAACTTCTTGTCATGCTGTTTACGATGGAGGATATTGTCCTGTTGGAATAACATTTGAAGAGAGAACTAGACTTCTAGCTGAAGACAGAAAAACATTTAGAAAATTAGTTGATGAAACTTTAGAAAGACACTATAATGTTATTAAAAGTTTAACTAGTAAAGGTGTGTATTTCTTTGATTATGGTAATAGCTTCCTAAAATCTATATATGATATAGGAATTAAAGAGATTTCAAAAAATGGAAGAGACGATAAAGGTGGATTTATATTCCCATCATACGTTGAAGATATTTTAGGTCCTGAATTATTCGATTATGGATATGGTCCTTTTAGATGGGTTTGTTTATCTGGAAAAAAAGAGGATTTACTTAAAACTGATGCTGCCGCTCTAGAGTTAGTTGATCCAAATAGAAGATACCAAGACAGAGATAACTATGTTTGGATTAAAGATGCCGACGAAAATGGCCTTGTTGTTGGAACTCAAGCTAGAATATTCTATCAAGATGCTATGAGTAGAACTGCTATAGCTTTAAAATTCAATGACATGGTTAGAAAAGGAGAGATTGGTCCTGTTATGTTAGGACGTGATCATCATGATGTATCTGGAACTGATTCTCCATTCAGAGAAACTTCAAACATTAAAGATGGAAGTAATATCATGGCTGATATGGCAACTCAATGTTTTGCCGGAAATGCAGCTAGAGGAATGACTATGATTGCTCTTCACAATGGTGGAGGAGTAGGGATAGGGAAATCTATCAATGGTGGATTTGGAATGGTCCTAGATGGAAGCAAGAGAGTAGATGAGATCTTATCTACAGCTATGCCTTGGGATGTTATGGGAGGGGTTGCAAGAAGAGCTTGGGCAAGAAACCCACACTCTATTGAAACAGTTATCGAGTTTAATAACAATAATCTTGGAACTGATCACATCACACTACCATATATTGCTAGTGAAGACTTAATTAATAAACTATTAGATAAATAA